The following coding sequences lie in one Methanofastidiosum sp. genomic window:
- a CDS encoding roadblock/LC7 domain-containing protein translates to MAQKSRTQSLTELLKELEATTPDVEASAVVSTDGLIIASSLTQDVDEDRVAAMSAAMLSLGERTSQELKRGSLEQVFVKGANGYILMMGSGQEAVLTALARKDAKLGLVFLDMKRTADEISKLI, encoded by the coding sequence ATGGCTCAGAAGTCAAGAACTCAAAGTTTAACTGAATTATTAAAGGAACTAGAGGCCACAACTCCTGATGTTGAAGCATCTGCTGTCGTATCGACAGATGGACTTATTATCGCAAGTTCTCTTACTCAGGATGTTGATGAGGACAGAGTTGCTGCAATGTCAGCTGCAATGCTATCACTTGGTGAGAGAACTTCTCAAGAATTAAAAAGAGGCTCTTTAGAACAAGTGTTTGTTAAAGGTGCCAATGGATATATCTTAATGATGGGTTCCGGTCAAGAAGCTGTGTTAACTGCTCTTGCCAGAAAAGATGCAAAATTAGGCTTGGTATTTTTAGATATGAAAAGAACTGCTGATGAAATATCTAAACTAATCTAA